A genomic segment from Sciurus carolinensis chromosome 1, mSciCar1.2, whole genome shotgun sequence encodes:
- the Lysmd1 gene encoding lysM and putative peptidoglycan-binding domain-containing protein 1 produces the protein MASPSRQPPLGGSGLLQGSRARSYGSLVQSACSPVRERRLEHLLKPGDTLAGLALKYGVTMEQIKRANRLYTNDSIFLKKTLYIPILREPRDLFSSLDSEEENDGEEEVDPSKDEVRPHTAERKKQEIESGCANGDVLPKPSQEHPTPIHDLSASDFLKKLDSQISLSKKAAAQKLRKGESRVPGEDAGLHQNSPRMQQRAVLGPVPLTRTSRTQTLRDQEDEIFKL, from the exons ATGGCTTCTCCCTCTAGACAGCCCCCCTTGGGAGGGTCAGGGCTGCTTCAAGGGAGCCGGGCTCGTTCTTACGGAAGCCTGGTACAATCAGCCTGCTCCCCGGTGAGGGAAAGACGCCTGGAGCATCTGTTGAAACCTGGAGACACCTTGGCTGGATTAGCACTCAAATACGGAGTGACG atggaaCAGATTAAGCGTGCAAACCGCCTTTATACTAATGACTCCATCTTCCTGAAGAAAACTCTCTACATCCCCATCCTGAGAGAGCCCAGAGACCTGTTCAGTAGTTTGGATTCTGAGGAAGAGAATGATGGAGAAGAAGAGGTAGACCCAAGTAAGGATGAAGTTCGGCCACATACAGCTGAGAGGAAGAAACAAGAGATAGAATCAGGATGTGCCAATGGTGACGTTCTCCCCAAACCTAGCCAGGAACATCCCACTCCCATCCATGACCTCTCTGCCTCTGATTTCCTTAAGAAGCTTGATTCACAGATCAGCCTGTCAAAGAAGGCTGCTGCCCAAAAACTGAGAAAAGGGGAAAGCAG GGTACCTGGGGAAGATGCAGGTCTCCATCAGAACTCCCCTCGGATGCAGCAACGAGCAGTCCTAGGTCCTGTGCCGCTGACCCGGACCTCTCGGACCCAGACGCTGCGGGACCAGGAGGATGAAATCTTCAAACTCTGA